The sequence CGGAGCAGGAGAGACCAAGAAGATGAGCAAAAAAATCGAGCCATTTCTGCAGGGGCTCTTCAGCGGATATCAGCCATGTTTTGCATGCAGAAAAACCGAGTATGTATGTTTGCCCCATACATCATAGGACTTCACAACCGGCATAACCCCGGTCGATCAGTGCCTCCATGAATACACGAACCGATGCTTCGGCGTGTTCGGGTACTTCGAGGAATCGGTTCCTGATCTCGGAAACCATATCCGATGCCGTGTGCTTTCCATCGAGACGTTTCCAGATAAAAACACTGACGGGGTTGAGCACGAATGACTGGCCGTCATCAGGATTGAAGAGTATCGCCCAGTCGTCGTAATCTTCCCTGAGAACTATCAGGGTGTTCGCCAGCGGTTTCAATTGAGGGTTCGCGATGTTTTCTCCGTTCGTTGTCATCACAATCATCAAATAATTGTATAAAAAATATCGTCGGACATCACAAATCCCGTCTGACCGGGCGGGCGCATTCGAGCGACCCGATCCCGGACAAACAGGCAATCAGGTCAGGAGTATGCCCCTGCGCCAGTTGTACATGCCGTCATGGAACGCGGGCTGCTGCCTGTCCGGCATAAGGGCACCGCTCCGCTTCCGTTCCTGCAGGTTGCACCTTCGGCCGAGTCAGACGCCATGCTTTTCATTTCCGGCTCCTGCCAGATTTTCATCTCCTGCGGTTCCTGTTCGACAATGTTTCTTGAGTTTTCCATCTTCAGCCCCCTTTCTTTTTTGATTATTTACTTTAAAGTACAATTTTTTCCATAATAGCAACAGCGAACTACATTTTTTATGACACCGCAGGCTTCACCGCAGCCTTGCGGAAGGAAACAGACCGGCTTCGTATGCCTGCTGGCAGTACCAGAACGGAGCCCAGAGGTGGCGTTTTGCATAGTAGTTCTGCGCAATGCAGCTCCCCAGGCATTTTTCCCTGAAGAGGCATTCTCCGCAGATCCCCTGCAGCCGGTGAGGCATCCCGTTACGTATATCGTTCAGTACCGGATTTTCTGACCATACCGAATCGAGGTCGTCGCTTCCGGCATTGCCGAAAACCAGCTCCGGAATATGTTCGCCTATGCCGCACAAGGCATATTTACCGCCTGCAAGCACGCCAAGCACACCGAATATGCCGCACAGACCGCATTCTCCCGGTTTGTTGCCGAAAATTCTGCCGAGCGGACGAAACGCAACGGGATGACCGGGGTCGATCCGCAATGCCGTTGAAGGAATGAGCGTTCGTTCCATCCATTCACCGAGAGCCACCAGTTCCCCGATGGAGAGCGCTTCGCCGTTCTCGTACATTTTGCTGCCGCGCGAAGTGGGCTGCAGATGATTGAATTTTACCGATTCGGCACCGATGCTTTCTGCCATTCGGACAATCTGTTCTACCTGACCGACATTCCTTCGGGTGATCGTCATGATCAGTTGCGGATGGATCCCGGCTTCGACCAGGTTATGTATTCCCCGCACGGCTTTATCGAAAGCTCCCTTTACTCTCCGCATCCAGTCGTGAGTTGCCGCATCGACACCGTCGAGACTTACGGAAACGAAAACCGTTTCGCAACTCCGCCGGAGATCCTGTGCCGTCTGCGGTGAACAGAGCAG comes from Chlorobium limicola DSM 245 and encodes:
- the scmA gene encoding SynChlorMet cassette protein ScmA, with protein sequence MENSRNIVEQEPQEMKIWQEPEMKSMASDSAEGATCRNGSGAVPLCRTGSSPRSMTACTTGAGAYS
- the scmF gene encoding SynChlorMet cassette radical SAM/SPASM protein ScmF, with the translated sequence MELPASAVLHPLHTIYFYLTEGCNLKCRHCWIDPKYQGEGEQHPSLDPSLFRKIIREAIPLGLTSVRLTGGEPLLHPAIGELLDCIGENGLQLSVETNGLLCSPQTAQDLRRSCETVFVSVSLDGVDAATHDWMRRVKGAFDKAVRGIHNLVEAGIHPQLIMTITRRNVGQVEQIVRMAESIGAESVKFNHLQPTSRGSKMYENGEALSIGELVALGEWMERTLIPSTALRIDPGHPVAFRPLGRIFGNKPGECGLCGIFGVLGVLAGGKYALCGIGEHIPELVFGNAGSDDLDSVWSENPVLNDIRNGMPHRLQGICGECLFREKCLGSCIAQNYYAKRHLWAPFWYCQQAYEAGLFPSARLR
- the scmD gene encoding SynChlorMet cassette protein ScmD, producing the protein MIVMTTNGENIANPQLKPLANTLIVLREDYDDWAILFNPDDGQSFVLNPVSVFIWKRLDGKHTASDMVSEIRNRFLEVPEHAEASVRVFMEALIDRGYAGCEVL